One genomic window of Xanthobacter dioxanivorans includes the following:
- the zapE gene encoding cell division protein ZapE: MTAETQARVRELYAAKLAAGDISEDPAQVAVVDEFARLELELRQRALARKSSALGWLFQRRAPVPPKGMYVYGKVGRGKTMLMDLFFDALPARGKRRAHFHEFMGDVHERIFRERQAQKEGARKTADPIAPIAAALAEEASILCFDEFHVTDIADAMILGRLFEKLFADGVVVVATSNVAPRDLYAGGLNRALFLPFIGMIEEHMRVMSLDSRTDYRMEKLEGVSTWHTPLGPEADAAVDVAWRRLAGPKGGTPSEILLKGRRLTIPAMANGAARFTFANLCEAPLGPNPDYLSLARMFHTVVLEHIPILGPDQRNEAKRFISLIDTLYDANVKLVASAAAEPDQLYLGTEGAEAFEFARTVSRIHEMRSSEYLAKPHGRPDSAASGDTTGLVET; encoded by the coding sequence ATGACGGCGGAGACCCAGGCTCGGGTGCGGGAGCTTTATGCGGCCAAGCTCGCCGCCGGCGACATCTCGGAGGATCCGGCGCAGGTCGCCGTGGTGGACGAGTTCGCCCGGCTGGAGCTGGAGCTGCGCCAGCGGGCGCTGGCGCGCAAGTCGTCGGCGCTGGGCTGGCTGTTCCAGCGCCGCGCGCCGGTTCCGCCGAAGGGCATGTACGTCTACGGCAAGGTCGGCCGGGGCAAGACCATGCTCATGGACCTGTTCTTCGACGCCCTGCCGGCCCGCGGCAAGAGGCGCGCCCATTTCCACGAATTCATGGGTGACGTGCACGAGCGCATCTTCCGCGAGCGGCAGGCGCAGAAGGAGGGCGCGCGCAAGACCGCCGACCCCATCGCCCCCATCGCCGCGGCCCTGGCGGAGGAGGCCAGCATCCTGTGCTTCGACGAGTTCCACGTGACCGACATCGCCGACGCCATGATCCTCGGCCGCCTGTTCGAGAAGTTGTTCGCCGACGGCGTGGTGGTGGTGGCCACCTCCAACGTCGCGCCCCGGGACCTCTATGCCGGCGGCCTCAACCGCGCGCTCTTCCTGCCGTTCATCGGCATGATCGAGGAGCACATGCGGGTGATGAGCCTCGATTCGCGCACCGACTACCGCATGGAGAAGCTGGAGGGGGTGAGCACCTGGCACACCCCCCTCGGCCCGGAGGCGGACGCGGCGGTGGATGTGGCGTGGCGGCGGCTCGCAGGGCCGAAGGGTGGCACGCCCAGCGAGATCCTGCTCAAGGGGCGCCGCCTGACGATCCCGGCCATGGCCAACGGCGCGGCGCGCTTCACCTTCGCCAACCTGTGCGAGGCGCCGCTCGGGCCGAACCCGGATTATCTGAGCCTGGCGCGCATGTTCCACACGGTGGTGCTGGAGCATATCCCCATCCTGGGGCCGGACCAGCGCAACGAGGCCAAGCGCTTCATCTCGCTGATCGACACGCTCTACGACGCCAACGTGAAGCTGGTGGCCTCGGCGGCGGCGGAGCCGGACCAGCTCTATCTCGGCACCGAGGGGGCGGAGGCGTTCGAGTTCGCCCGCACCGTCTCGCGCATCCACGAGATGCGTTCCAGCGAGTATCTGGCCAAGCCCCACGGCCGGCCGGATTCGGCGGCGTCGGGCGATACGACGGGGCTGGTGGAGACGTAG
- a CDS encoding O-succinylhomoserine sulfhydrylase yields the protein MSVAPKPASRFVPKDPLTLHPETRLVHGGTTRSPFGETSEALYLTQGFVYDDAESCEARFKGEDPGFVYSRYSNPTTAMFEERMALLEGAQAARATASGMAAVNAALLCQLSAGDHVLAARALFGSCRWILEDFLPRFGVETTLVDGKDLDAWRAGVRPNTKVVFLESPTNPTLELIDIAAVAKIAHAAGARLVVDNVFATPLLQHPFELGADIVVYSTTKHVDGQGRCLGGVILSSQQFVTDHLQTFLRQTGPSISPFNAWIMLKGLETLALRVERMQASAVKVADALADLPGVERVIYPGRADHPQAELARRQMKGGGTLVTFVVAGGKEGAFRFANALRLIRISNNLGDAKSLLTHPATTTHQRFTPEARAEMGISDGLLRLSVGLEHPDDLIADLAAGAEAL from the coding sequence ATGTCCGTGGCTCCCAAGCCCGCCTCCCGCTTCGTCCCGAAAGATCCCCTTACACTCCACCCGGAGACGCGCCTAGTCCACGGTGGCACGACGCGCTCCCCCTTCGGCGAGACGTCGGAGGCGCTCTACCTCACCCAGGGCTTCGTCTATGACGACGCCGAATCGTGCGAGGCACGCTTCAAGGGCGAGGATCCGGGCTTCGTCTACTCGCGCTATTCCAACCCCACCACCGCCATGTTCGAGGAGCGCATGGCGCTGCTGGAAGGGGCGCAGGCCGCGCGGGCGACCGCGTCCGGCATGGCCGCGGTGAACGCCGCGCTGCTGTGCCAGCTCTCCGCCGGCGACCATGTGCTGGCGGCCCGCGCCCTGTTCGGCTCCTGCCGCTGGATCCTGGAGGACTTCCTGCCCCGCTTCGGCGTCGAGACCACGCTGGTGGACGGCAAGGATCTCGACGCCTGGCGGGCGGGGGTCCGGCCCAACACCAAGGTGGTCTTCCTCGAAAGCCCCACCAACCCGACCCTGGAGCTGATCGACATCGCCGCCGTGGCGAAGATCGCCCATGCGGCGGGGGCGCGGCTGGTGGTGGACAACGTGTTCGCCACCCCCCTGCTCCAGCATCCCTTCGAGCTGGGCGCCGACATCGTGGTCTATTCCACCACCAAGCACGTGGACGGGCAGGGCCGGTGCCTGGGCGGGGTCATCCTCTCCTCGCAGCAGTTCGTCACCGACCACCTGCAGACGTTCCTGCGCCAGACCGGGCCTTCCATCTCCCCGTTCAACGCCTGGATCATGCTCAAGGGCCTGGAGACCCTGGCCCTGCGCGTCGAGCGCATGCAGGCGAGCGCGGTGAAGGTGGCCGATGCCCTCGCTGACCTTCCGGGGGTGGAGCGCGTGATCTATCCCGGCCGCGCCGACCATCCCCAGGCCGAGCTCGCCCGGCGGCAGATGAAGGGCGGCGGCACGCTGGTGACCTTCGTCGTCGCCGGCGGGAAGGAGGGCGCCTTCCGCTTCGCCAATGCCCTGCGCCTCATCCGCATCTCCAACAATCTCGGCGATGCGAAAAGCCTCCTGACCCATCCCGCCACCACGACACACCAGCGCTTCACCCCGGAGGCGCGCGCCGAGATGGGCATTTCCGACGGGCTGCTTCGCCTTTCCGTGGGCCTGGAGCACCCCGACGATCTCATCGCTGACCTCGCAGCGGGCGCCGAAGCCTTGTGA
- a CDS encoding glutamate synthase subunit beta encodes MGKVTGFLEIDRREQKYQPASDRIRHFREFTLPLPDTEVTNQAARCMDCGIPFCHGPNGCPVHNQIPDWNDLVYRDEWEEAARNLHSTNNFPEFTGRVCPAPCEEACTLNLEDMPVTIKTVEQAIADKAWKKGWIKPEPAAVKTGRKVAIVGSGPAGLAAAQQLARAGHDVHVYEREPKAGGLLRYGIPDFKMEKHHIDRRVKQMEAEGVTFHYNENIGIVRPLQELLDTHDSVLLAGGSEAPRDPQLPGQEMEGVHFAMPYLVQSNRREGDEPVNEIPVVAGGKHVVVVGGGDTASDCVGTAFRQGALSVTQLDIRPVPPMKEDKLAVWPYWPTKFRTSSSQAEGAEREFACATLGIEGRNGRVTGVKCARVDGKRQPIPGTEFVLRADLVFLAIGFAHPLFQGMLEQSGAAIDKRGNVQADEETYATSVPKLYAAGDMRRGQSLVVWAIREGRQAAHAIDKALMGATTLPR; translated from the coding sequence ATGGGCAAGGTCACGGGTTTTCTGGAGATTGACCGGCGGGAGCAGAAGTATCAGCCCGCTTCCGACCGCATTCGCCATTTCCGCGAATTCACCCTGCCGTTGCCCGACACCGAGGTAACGAACCAGGCGGCGCGCTGCATGGATTGCGGCATCCCGTTCTGCCACGGGCCCAACGGCTGCCCGGTGCACAACCAGATCCCGGACTGGAACGACCTCGTCTATCGCGACGAGTGGGAGGAGGCCGCGCGCAACCTCCATTCCACCAACAACTTCCCCGAATTCACCGGCCGCGTCTGCCCCGCCCCGTGCGAGGAAGCCTGCACGCTGAACCTCGAGGACATGCCCGTCACCATCAAGACGGTGGAGCAGGCCATCGCCGACAAGGCGTGGAAGAAGGGCTGGATCAAGCCCGAGCCCGCCGCCGTGAAGACCGGCCGGAAGGTGGCCATCGTCGGCTCCGGCCCGGCGGGCCTCGCCGCCGCCCAGCAGCTCGCCCGCGCCGGGCACGACGTGCACGTCTATGAGCGCGAGCCCAAGGCCGGCGGCCTGCTGCGCTACGGGATCCCCGACTTCAAGATGGAAAAGCACCACATCGACCGCCGCGTGAAGCAGATGGAGGCGGAAGGTGTGACGTTCCACTACAACGAGAACATCGGCATCGTCCGGCCCCTGCAGGAGCTGCTCGACACCCACGATTCCGTGCTCCTCGCCGGCGGCTCCGAGGCCCCGCGCGACCCGCAGCTGCCGGGCCAGGAGATGGAGGGCGTGCACTTCGCCATGCCCTACCTCGTGCAGTCCAACCGCCGCGAGGGCGACGAGCCGGTGAACGAGATCCCGGTGGTCGCCGGCGGCAAGCACGTGGTGGTGGTGGGCGGCGGCGACACCGCCTCCGACTGCGTCGGCACGGCCTTCCGCCAGGGCGCCCTCTCCGTCACCCAGCTCGATATCCGCCCGGTCCCCCCGATGAAGGAGGACAAGCTGGCGGTGTGGCCCTACTGGCCCACCAAGTTCCGTACCTCCTCCTCCCAGGCGGAGGGCGCCGAGCGCGAGTTCGCCTGCGCGACGCTGGGCATCGAGGGCCGCAACGGCCGCGTCACCGGGGTGAAGTGCGCCCGGGTGGACGGCAAGCGCCAGCCCATTCCCGGCACCGAGTTCGTGCTGCGCGCCGACCTCGTCTTCCTCGCCATCGGCTTCGCCCATCCGCTGTTCCAGGGGATGCTGGAGCAGTCCGGCGCCGCCATCGACAAGCGGGGCAATGTCCAGGCCGACGAGGAGACCTACGCCACCTCCGTGCCGAAGCTCTATGCCGCCGGCGACATGCGGCGCGGCCAGTCGCTGGTGGTCTGGGCCATCCGCGAGGGCCGCCAGGCCGCCCACGCCATCGACAAGGCGCTCATGGGGGCGACCACCCTGCCGCGGTGA
- a CDS encoding FUSC family protein, with translation MPETPPRPEPPPHPNHTPAPAAPHPPADPLLGRVKAWLADHDPGGVDLTRAFHLGVSFIIVIVAGYATSSAFRLGMDVTFPLMAGCAALVMISFNPAASVAAEARTMARLFGLGATFLLVIALVGPGTGHLNDVVQKLLLIPLSFCALALRRYGMDGQRAGLALIVVATVGTIIRPTRIEGALLLAAFCQGALVAAAVRLSPWRPSAVRAFVETTLDMQGAIATYLRELSEAVRGGRHFPEAANEALENLRGRVWSALAAAIAEDPGSQPDFERLRVRFYRLRVAVQLLSECVPEKAPDTPDWRHPFAAAADHIARRLEAVHISDVHAEERFERAVTQLRRVAFSPELPPDARFALMRALTAFDRLSLVVTGIAAAEMAPFPPPHDTVDAGDLPRPRPTPLLVPGPDGGRQLSAPLRVACQGAIATAITTALDLVVQLDHAYWATMTVMFVIGNSVGETYLRVRYRTVGTIIGVAIGMGLFLALGGHTWLLAAFCMGAQMIALVTQKDRYDVASAAVGLSVVLGLHLISDLGTEGMIARIYETAIGAVIALGISYLVLPVYLTDQLRPEVLALLRRCRAAFASWWPHQGPSASVSALVQDVRAMGTRLPNLGAEQVFGHSAGDAANIVSTLDVLITYLALLEDVALRLPTAEAGAREEVVALVEAARSRILTGFEVVLGEAPGGSADAAKPAVDAAVSTVLELADDPAVKELLPLVADYLAYSDAVLRPLRELRAALRDDAPWRKEDVIAAGRAPTPSSGAA, from the coding sequence ATGCCCGAGACGCCGCCCCGCCCCGAGCCGCCACCGCATCCGAACCACACGCCGGCGCCCGCCGCGCCGCATCCACCGGCGGACCCGCTGCTCGGGCGGGTCAAGGCCTGGCTCGCCGATCACGACCCCGGCGGGGTGGACCTGACGCGGGCCTTCCATCTCGGCGTCTCCTTCATCATCGTGATCGTGGCGGGCTATGCCACGTCCTCGGCCTTCCGGCTGGGCATGGACGTGACCTTTCCCCTGATGGCCGGCTGCGCCGCGCTGGTGATGATCAGCTTCAACCCGGCGGCGAGCGTGGCCGCCGAGGCGCGCACCATGGCCCGCCTGTTCGGCCTCGGGGCGACGTTCCTTCTGGTCATCGCCCTCGTCGGCCCCGGCACGGGGCACCTGAACGACGTGGTGCAGAAGCTGCTGCTGATCCCCCTCTCCTTCTGCGCCCTCGCCCTGCGCCGCTACGGCATGGACGGCCAGCGGGCGGGCCTCGCCCTCATCGTGGTGGCGACGGTCGGCACCATCATCCGTCCCACCCGGATCGAGGGCGCGCTGCTGCTCGCCGCCTTCTGCCAGGGCGCGCTGGTGGCGGCGGCGGTGCGGCTGTCGCCGTGGCGGCCGTCGGCGGTGCGCGCCTTCGTGGAGACGACGCTCGACATGCAGGGCGCCATCGCCACCTATCTGCGCGAGCTGTCGGAAGCCGTGCGCGGCGGCCGGCATTTCCCCGAGGCGGCAAACGAGGCGCTGGAGAACCTGCGCGGCCGCGTCTGGAGCGCGCTGGCCGCCGCCATCGCCGAGGATCCCGGCTCCCAGCCGGACTTCGAGCGGCTGCGGGTGCGCTTCTACCGGCTGCGGGTGGCGGTGCAGCTCCTCTCCGAGTGCGTGCCGGAAAAGGCGCCCGACACGCCGGACTGGCGCCACCCCTTCGCCGCCGCGGCGGACCATATCGCCCGCCGCCTGGAGGCGGTGCACATCTCCGACGTGCACGCGGAGGAGCGGTTCGAGCGCGCCGTCACCCAGCTGCGCCGCGTCGCCTTCTCGCCGGAGCTGCCGCCCGATGCCCGCTTCGCCCTGATGCGGGCGCTCACCGCCTTCGACCGGCTGTCCCTGGTGGTGACCGGCATCGCCGCCGCCGAGATGGCGCCGTTCCCACCGCCGCACGATACGGTGGACGCGGGCGACCTGCCCCGCCCCCGGCCGACGCCGCTCCTCGTGCCCGGCCCGGACGGTGGGCGCCAGCTCTCGGCGCCGCTGCGGGTGGCCTGCCAGGGCGCCATCGCCACCGCCATCACCACCGCCCTCGACCTGGTGGTGCAGCTCGACCACGCCTACTGGGCGACCATGACCGTCATGTTCGTCATCGGCAACAGCGTGGGCGAGACCTACCTGCGGGTGCGCTACCGCACGGTGGGCACCATCATCGGAGTGGCCATCGGAATGGGGCTCTTCCTCGCCCTCGGCGGCCACACCTGGCTGTTGGCCGCCTTCTGCATGGGCGCGCAGATGATCGCGCTGGTGACCCAGAAGGACCGCTACGACGTGGCGTCGGCGGCGGTGGGCCTGTCGGTGGTCCTGGGCCTGCACCTCATCTCCGACCTCGGCACGGAGGGCATGATCGCGCGCATCTACGAGACCGCCATCGGCGCCGTCATCGCCCTCGGCATCTCCTACCTGGTCCTGCCGGTCTACCTCACCGACCAGCTGCGGCCGGAGGTGCTGGCGCTGTTGCGGCGCTGCCGCGCCGCGTTCGCCTCCTGGTGGCCGCACCAGGGCCCGAGCGCGAGCGTTTCCGCCCTGGTGCAGGACGTGCGGGCCATGGGCACCCGCCTGCCCAATCTCGGCGCCGAGCAGGTGTTCGGCCACTCCGCCGGGGATGCGGCCAACATCGTGTCCACGCTGGACGTGCTCATTACCTATCTCGCCTTGCTGGAGGACGTGGCGCTGCGCCTGCCCACGGCGGAGGCCGGCGCGCGCGAGGAGGTGGTGGCCCTGGTGGAGGCGGCGCGCTCGCGCATCCTCACCGGCTTCGAGGTGGTGCTGGGCGAAGCGCCCGGCGGCAGCGCGGACGCCGCCAAGCCGGCGGTGGACGCGGCGGTCTCCACCGTGCTGGAGCTGGCGGACGATCCCGCGGTGAAAGAGCTGCTGCCGCTGGTGGCGGACTATCTCGCTTATTCGGACGCGGTCCTGCGCCCGCTGCGGGAGCTGCGCGCCGCCCTGCGCGACGACGCGCCCTGGCGCAAGGAGGACGTGATCGCCGCCGGCCGCGCGCCCACCCCCTCCTCCGGGGCGGCGTGA
- the gltB gene encoding glutamate synthase large subunit, with the protein MAATDRKDGLIGSVAQPAAAVKDPAIFGRPQPFGLFDPAQEKDSCGVGFIADIKGRKSHRIIQDGINILLNLEHRGAVGADPRAGDGAGMLVQIPHKFFVKEAARLGFALPEPGQYAVGHIFLPRDPEGEAIVRAAYERVVAEEGLAVLGWRDVPTDNSSLGWSVLPTEPKHAQVFIGRGEFTGDEDGFERRLFVLRKVISNTVYGAMDPRTAGYYPVSLSCRTLVYKGMFLADQLGAYYPDLHDPDFESALALVHQRFSTNTFPAWPLAHPYRMVAHNGEINTLRGNVNWMAARQASVDSELFGADISKLWPISYEGQSDTACFDNALEFLTQGGYSLPHAAMMLVPEAWAGNPLMDEERRAFYEYHAALMEPWDGPAAIVATDGRQIVATLDRNGLRPARYMVTSDDTIVLASEMGVLTLPEEKIVTKWRLQPGKMLLVDLEQGRLVPDEEIKTELARANPYKEWLKHTQLVLEDLRPVEAREVRTDVSLLDRQQAFGYTQEDLKLLMAPMAITGQEAMGSMGTDTPISVLSNKSKSLFTYFQQNFAQVTNPPIDPIREELVMSLVSFIGPRPNIFDLEGNARRKRLEVRQPILTNEDLEKIRSIGFMEERFDTRTLDITYPSDKGAAGMEDAVERLCERAEAAVHGGYNIIILSDRMTGADRIPIPSLLATAAVHHHLIRKGLRTSVGLVVETGEAREVHHFACLAGYGAEAINPYLAFETLLAMKDEIPEEVDDKEIVKRFIKSVDKGLLKVMSKMGISTYQSYCGAQIFDAVGLSSELVNKYFFGTATTIEGIGLAQIAEETVSRHTLAFSDAPVFRMALDVGGEYAYRMRGEDHAWSPETVAVLQHAVRGNARDKYRAFASLINDEDKRLLTVRSLFRIKGAQELGQAPVDLAEVESAADIVKRFVTGAMSFGSISREAHTTLAIAMNRIGGKSNTGEGGEESERFKPLPNGDSMRSAIKQVASGRFGVTAEYLVNSDVMQIKVAQGAKPGEGGQLPGHKVDAVIAKVRHSTPGVGLISPPPHHDIYSIEDLAQLIYDLKNVNPDADVSVKLVSEVGVGTVAAGVAKARADHITISGFEGGTGASPLTSIKHAGSPWEMGLAETQQTLVANRLRSRVALQVDGGLRTGRDVIIGALLGADEFAFSTAPLIAAGCIMMRKCHLNTCPVGVATQDPVLRKRFKGTPEHVINYFFFVAEEVREIMAALGFRTLNEMIGRADVLDQKPAIDHWKAKGLDFSRIFAQADMPPEVGIRHTERQHHPIEKVLDRTLVAQAAPALERGEKVVIETPIRSVDRSAGAMLSGAVAKLYGHQGLEDDTIHVTLRGTAGQAFGAFLAAGITFDLVGEANDYVGKGLSGGRIIVRPPENAAIVPEHSIIVGNTVMYGAIEGECYFRGIAGERFAVRNSGAIAVVEGTGDHGCEYMTGGIVVVIGPTGRNFAAGMSGGVAYVLDEDKSFAKRCNLSMVDLEPVEEEEDLLERLHHHGGDLEFKGRIDVQGDMSRHDEERLHQLIAKHLHHTGSARAQSILDNWAEYRSKFVKVMPVEYRRALRDMEKLRGLAAAE; encoded by the coding sequence ATGGCAGCGACGGATCGCAAGGATGGCTTGATCGGAAGCGTGGCTCAGCCGGCCGCCGCCGTGAAAGACCCGGCGATCTTCGGCCGTCCGCAGCCGTTCGGCCTGTTCGACCCGGCCCAGGAGAAGGATTCCTGCGGCGTCGGCTTCATCGCCGACATCAAGGGGCGCAAGTCCCACCGCATCATCCAGGACGGCATCAACATCCTGCTCAACCTGGAGCATCGCGGCGCGGTGGGCGCCGACCCGCGCGCCGGCGACGGCGCCGGCATGCTGGTGCAGATCCCGCACAAGTTCTTCGTGAAGGAAGCGGCGCGCCTCGGCTTCGCGCTGCCCGAGCCGGGCCAGTACGCCGTCGGCCACATCTTCCTGCCGCGCGACCCGGAGGGCGAGGCCATCGTCCGGGCCGCCTACGAGCGGGTGGTGGCTGAGGAAGGGCTCGCCGTGCTCGGCTGGCGCGACGTGCCCACCGACAATTCCTCCCTCGGCTGGAGCGTGCTGCCCACCGAGCCCAAGCATGCGCAGGTGTTCATCGGCCGCGGCGAGTTCACCGGCGACGAGGACGGCTTCGAGCGCCGCCTGTTCGTGCTGCGCAAGGTGATCTCCAACACCGTCTACGGCGCCATGGACCCGCGCACCGCCGGCTATTACCCGGTGTCCCTGTCCTGCCGCACGCTGGTCTACAAGGGCATGTTCCTCGCCGACCAGCTCGGCGCCTATTATCCGGACCTGCACGACCCGGACTTCGAGAGCGCGCTCGCCCTGGTGCACCAGCGCTTCTCCACCAACACCTTCCCGGCCTGGCCGCTGGCCCACCCCTACCGGATGGTGGCGCACAACGGCGAGATCAACACCCTGCGCGGCAACGTCAACTGGATGGCGGCGCGGCAGGCCTCGGTGGATTCGGAGCTGTTCGGCGCCGACATCTCCAAGCTCTGGCCCATCTCCTACGAAGGCCAGTCGGACACCGCCTGCTTCGACAACGCGCTCGAATTCCTCACCCAGGGCGGCTATTCCCTGCCCCACGCGGCCATGATGCTGGTGCCGGAGGCCTGGGCGGGCAATCCGCTCATGGACGAGGAGCGGCGCGCCTTCTACGAATACCACGCCGCCCTCATGGAGCCGTGGGACGGCCCCGCCGCCATCGTCGCCACCGACGGCCGCCAGATCGTCGCGACGCTGGACCGCAACGGCCTGCGCCCCGCCCGCTACATGGTGACCAGCGACGACACCATCGTCCTCGCCTCCGAAATGGGCGTCCTGACCCTGCCGGAGGAGAAGATCGTCACCAAGTGGCGCCTGCAGCCCGGCAAGATGCTGCTGGTGGACCTGGAGCAGGGCCGCCTCGTCCCCGACGAGGAGATCAAGACCGAGCTCGCCCGCGCCAATCCCTACAAGGAGTGGCTGAAGCACACCCAGCTGGTGCTGGAGGACCTGCGCCCGGTGGAGGCGCGCGAGGTGCGCACCGACGTGTCGCTGCTCGATCGCCAGCAGGCCTTCGGCTACACCCAGGAGGACCTCAAGCTTTTGATGGCGCCCATGGCCATCACCGGCCAGGAGGCGATGGGCTCCATGGGCACCGACACGCCCATCTCGGTGCTCTCCAACAAGTCGAAGTCGCTGTTCACCTATTTCCAGCAGAACTTCGCCCAGGTGACGAACCCGCCCATCGACCCGATCCGCGAGGAGCTGGTGATGAGCCTCGTCTCCTTCATCGGGCCGCGGCCGAACATCTTCGACCTGGAAGGCAACGCCCGCCGCAAGCGGCTGGAGGTGCGCCAGCCCATCCTCACCAACGAGGACCTGGAGAAGATCCGCTCCATCGGCTTCATGGAGGAGCGGTTCGACACCCGCACCCTCGACATCACCTACCCGTCCGACAAGGGCGCCGCGGGCATGGAGGATGCCGTCGAGCGCCTGTGCGAGCGCGCCGAGGCGGCCGTGCACGGCGGCTACAACATCATCATCCTGTCCGACCGCATGACCGGGGCGGACCGCATCCCGATCCCCTCGCTGCTGGCCACGGCGGCGGTGCATCACCACCTCATCCGCAAGGGGCTGCGCACCTCGGTGGGCCTCGTGGTGGAGACGGGCGAGGCGCGCGAGGTGCACCATTTCGCCTGCCTCGCCGGCTACGGCGCGGAGGCCATCAACCCCTATCTCGCCTTCGAGACGCTGCTCGCCATGAAGGACGAGATCCCCGAGGAGGTGGACGACAAGGAAATCGTCAAGCGCTTCATCAAGTCGGTGGACAAGGGGCTGCTCAAGGTGATGTCCAAGATGGGCATCTCCACCTACCAGTCCTATTGCGGCGCGCAGATCTTCGATGCGGTCGGCCTCTCCTCGGAGTTGGTGAACAAGTACTTCTTCGGCACCGCCACCACCATCGAGGGCATCGGCCTCGCGCAGATCGCCGAGGAGACGGTGAGCCGCCACACCCTGGCCTTCTCGGACGCCCCGGTGTTCCGCATGGCGCTCGACGTGGGCGGCGAGTACGCCTACCGCATGCGCGGCGAGGACCACGCCTGGTCGCCGGAAACGGTGGCGGTGCTCCAGCACGCCGTGCGCGGCAACGCCCGGGACAAGTACCGGGCCTTCGCGTCGCTGATCAACGACGAGGACAAGCGCCTGCTCACGGTGCGCTCCCTGTTCCGCATCAAGGGCGCGCAGGAGCTCGGCCAGGCGCCGGTGGACCTCGCCGAGGTGGAGAGCGCCGCCGACATCGTGAAGCGCTTCGTCACCGGCGCCATGTCGTTCGGCTCGATCTCGCGCGAGGCGCACACCACGCTGGCCATCGCCATGAACCGCATCGGCGGCAAGTCGAACACCGGCGAGGGCGGCGAGGAATCCGAGCGCTTCAAGCCCCTGCCCAACGGCGACAGCATGCGCTCCGCCATCAAGCAGGTGGCCTCCGGCCGCTTCGGCGTGACGGCGGAATATCTCGTCAATTCCGACGTGATGCAGATCAAGGTGGCCCAGGGCGCCAAGCCCGGCGAGGGCGGACAATTGCCGGGCCACAAGGTGGACGCGGTGATCGCCAAGGTGCGCCACTCCACCCCCGGCGTCGGCCTCATCTCGCCGCCGCCGCACCACGACATCTATTCCATCGAGGACCTGGCGCAGCTCATCTACGACCTCAAGAACGTCAATCCCGACGCGGACGTGTCGGTGAAGCTGGTGTCCGAGGTGGGCGTGGGCACGGTGGCGGCGGGCGTCGCCAAGGCGCGCGCCGACCACATCACCATCTCCGGCTTCGAGGGCGGCACGGGGGCAAGCCCGCTCACCTCCATCAAGCATGCCGGCTCGCCGTGGGAGATGGGCCTCGCCGAGACCCAGCAGACGCTGGTGGCCAACCGCCTGCGCTCGCGCGTCGCGCTGCAGGTGGACGGCGGGCTGCGCACCGGCCGGGACGTGATCATCGGCGCCCTGCTCGGGGCCGACGAGTTCGCCTTCTCCACCGCGCCGCTCATCGCGGCGGGCTGCATCATGATGCGCAAGTGCCACCTCAACACCTGCCCGGTGGGCGTGGCGACGCAGGACCCGGTGCTGCGCAAGCGCTTCAAGGGCACGCCGGAGCACGTGATCAACTATTTCTTCTTCGTGGCGGAGGAGGTGCGGGAGATCATGGCCGCCCTCGGCTTCCGCACGCTGAACGAGATGATCGGCCGCGCCGACGTGCTCGACCAGAAGCCGGCCATCGACCACTGGAAGGCCAAGGGGCTCGACTTCTCGCGCATCTTCGCCCAGGCGGATATGCCGCCCGAGGTGGGCATCCGCCACACCGAGCGCCAGCACCATCCCATCGAGAAGGTGCTCGACCGCACCCTCGTCGCCCAGGCGGCGCCCGCGCTGGAACGCGGGGAGAAAGTGGTGATCGAGACGCCGATCCGCTCGGTGGACCGCTCCGCCGGCGCCATGCTGTCGGGCGCCGTCGCCAAGCTCTACGGCCACCAGGGCCTTGAGGACGACACCATCCACGTGACCCTCCGGGGCACCGCGGGCCAGGCCTTCGGCGCCTTCCTCGCCGCCGGCATCACCTTCGACCTCGTGGGCGAGGCCAACGACTATGTGGGCAAGGGCCTGTCGGGCGGGCGCATCATCGTGCGGCCGCCGGAGAATGCCGCCATCGTGCCGGAGCACTCCATCATCGTCGGCAACACGGTGATGTACGGCGCCATCGAGGGCGAATGCTACTTCCGCGGCATCGCCGGCGAGCGCTTCGCGGTGCGCAATTCGGGGGCAATCGCCGTCGTCGAGGGCACCGGCGACCACGGCTGCGAGTACATGACCGGCGGCATCGTGGTGGTGATCGGCCCCACCGGGCGCAATTTCGCGGCCGGCATGTCCGGCGGCGTCGCCTACGTGCTGGACGAGGACAAGAGCTTTGCCAAGCGCTGCAACCTCTCCATGGTGGACCTCGAGCCGGTGGAGGAGGAGGAGGACCTCCTCGAACGCCTGCACCACCACGGGGGCGACCTGGAGTTCAAGGGCCGCATCGACGTGCAGGGCGACATGTCCCGCCACGACGAGGAGCGCCTGCACCAGCTCATCGCCAAGCACCTGCACCACACCGGCTCGGCGCGGGCGCAGTCCATCCTCGACAACTGGGCCGAGTACCGCTCCAAGTTCGTGAAGGTGATGCCGGTGGAATACCGGCGGGCCCTGCGCGACATGGAGAAACTCCGCGGCCTCGCGGCGGCGGAATAG